The following proteins come from a genomic window of Lolium rigidum isolate FL_2022 chromosome 5, APGP_CSIRO_Lrig_0.1, whole genome shotgun sequence:
- the LOC124651750 gene encoding putrescine hydroxycinnamoyltransferase 3-like, with translation MEVKVLSSKLVKPAYNAGAAPATEYIPLSIFDRVTFEMQMAIIYAFASPAPSTAAIEKGLAAVLAQYRAFAGQLGVNPDDGTPSFILNDRGARLVEASVDADLIDMAPAKPTPELLKLHPDLEGELEEVVLLQLTRFRCGSLAVGFTSNHVVADGHATSNFLVAWGRATRGLPMGPPPVHHHKDLFKPRSEPRVEHDHRNREYYLPSPTNVIGHHGDVADNIVIHKAHFTKDFIAGLRGSASEGRGRPFSRFETILAHLWRTMTRARDLSPEETTTIRLSVDGRHRLGKPAEYFGNMVLWAFPRATVGDLLNRPLKHAAQVIHDEVARVDGRYFQSFVDFATSGAAEKEGLARSAVCKDVMCPDVEVDSWLTFPFYELDFGTGSPSYFMPSYFPTEGMLFLTPSYIGDGSVDAFVPVFQQNLQAFKECCYSTE, from the coding sequence ATGGAGGTTAAGGTGTTGAGCTCCAAGCTCGTGAAGCCTGCCTACAATGCCGGCGCCGCACCAGCTACCGAGTACATCCCTCTGTCCATCTTCGACAGGGTGACGTTCGAGATGCAGATGGCAATCATCTACGCCTtcgcctcgccggcgccttcAACGGCCGCCATCGAGAAGGGCCTGGCAGCGGTGCTCGCTCAGTACCGCGCCTTCGCCGGCCAACTCGGAGTCAACCCTGACGACGGTACACCCTCCTTCATTCTCAACGACCGTGGTGCCCGCCTTGTGGAGGCCTCCGTGGATGCCGACCTCATTGATATGGCGCCGGCAAAGCCCACGCCGGAGCTTCTGAAGCTGCACCCGGACCTGGAGGGGGAGCTAGAGGAGGTGGTGCTGCTGCAGCTCACCCGGTTCAGGTGCGGCTCCCTCGCCGTCGGGTTCACCTCCAACCACGTTGTCGCCGACGGCCACGCCACCAGCAACTTCCTCGTCGCCTGGGGACGTGCCACAAGAGGGCTCCCTATGGGTCCCCCGCCCGTGCACCACCACAAGGACCTCTTCAAGCCACGATCGGAACCTCGCGTAGAGCACGACCACCGCAACAGGGAGTACTACCTGCCGTCTCCCACTAACGTCATCGGCCACCATGGCGACGTCGCCGACAACATCGTCATTCACAAGGCGCACTTCACCAAGGACTTCATCGCCGGGCTCCGTGGTAGCGCGTCGGAGGGGCGCGGCCGGCCGTTCAGCCGGTTCGAGACCATCCTCGCCCACCTCTGGCGCACCATGACACGTGCCCGTGACTTGAGCCCAGAAGAGACGACGACCATACGCCTGTCCGTCGACGGGCGCCACCGGCTCGGCAAACCGGCAGAGTACTTCGGAAACATGGTGCTCTGGGCGTTCCCGCGCGCCACGGTAGGTGACCTCCTAAACCGGCCGCTTAAGCACGCCGCGCAGGTGATCCACGACGAGGTGGCCAGGGTGGACGGCCGCTACTTCCAGTCCTTCGTCGATTTCGCGACCTCCGGCGCCGCCGAGAAAGAAGGGCTCGCGCGGAGCGCCGTCTGCAAGGACGTGATGTGCCCGGACGTCGAGGTGGACAGCTGGCTCACCTTCCCGTTCTACGAGCTGGATTTCGGAACCGGGAGCCCCAGTTACTTCATGCCGTCCTACTTCCCTACGGAGGGAATGCTGTTCCTCACGCCGTCCTACATTGGCGACGGCAGCGTCGACGCATTCGTCCCCGTCTTCCAGCAAAACCTACAAGCGTTCAAAGAATGCTGCTACTCCACGGAGTAG